From Granulicella sp. WH15, the proteins below share one genomic window:
- a CDS encoding cytochrome D1 domain-containing protein: MRTHAISRLLLLGLASMFASSYLVAQTLVVVNQGDSSVSLVDPLAGKQLATVAEATPGVHGHEAAVSADGRTAFVPIYGSTGVGHPGIDGHEMLLIDLPSRKIVGHIDFGHAVRPHQPVLSPVSGLLYVTTELDNTVTVIDPKTRKIVGAVPTGQKESHMLAISHDGRRGYTANVGAGSVSMLDLVGRKTIAVIPVSLVVQRVSISADDKLVFTADQTKPQLAVIDTATKQVKMRVTLPGLGFGTAATPDGRWLLVTVPSMNQVAVVDLRNMQVVRHIEVPSAPQEILIHPDGKTAYVSCNTSGEVAAIDLAGWKTQKLIHAGSGSDGLAWAR; the protein is encoded by the coding sequence ATGCGAACTCACGCCATCTCACGCCTTCTGCTGCTCGGTCTAGCTTCAATGTTTGCCTCTTCGTACCTCGTAGCCCAAACCTTGGTAGTGGTCAATCAAGGAGATAGCAGTGTCAGCCTCGTTGATCCTCTAGCCGGGAAACAGCTTGCTACTGTAGCTGAGGCAACACCTGGAGTTCATGGGCACGAGGCTGCTGTCTCCGCCGATGGGCGCACGGCCTTTGTGCCGATATACGGCAGCACCGGCGTGGGTCATCCAGGTATCGACGGGCATGAGATGCTGCTCATCGATCTGCCATCGCGGAAGATCGTCGGCCACATTGATTTTGGTCATGCAGTCCGACCGCATCAGCCGGTTCTGTCGCCGGTAAGTGGGCTGCTCTACGTGACGACAGAACTCGATAACACGGTAACCGTGATTGATCCGAAGACCCGCAAGATCGTAGGCGCGGTGCCGACAGGGCAGAAAGAGTCGCACATGCTGGCGATCTCGCACGATGGCCGCCGAGGCTACACCGCGAACGTCGGCGCGGGTAGCGTCTCCATGCTCGATCTAGTTGGGAGAAAGACCATTGCCGTGATTCCGGTGTCGCTCGTGGTTCAAAGAGTTTCCATCTCAGCCGATGACAAGCTGGTGTTTACCGCGGACCAGACGAAGCCGCAACTGGCCGTGATTGACACCGCGACGAAGCAGGTGAAGATGCGGGTCACGCTGCCGGGACTGGGCTTTGGAACCGCGGCGACGCCCGATGGCCGCTGGCTGCTGGTGACGGTTCCTTCGATGAACCAGGTTGCAGTGGTGGACCTTCGCAACATGCAGGTGGTGCGCCACATCGAGGTGCCCAGCGCGCCGCAGGAGATTCTTATTCATCCTGACGGCAAGACTGCGTATGTATCCTGTAATACAAGTGGAGAAGTTGCGGCGATTGATCTGGCAGGGTGGAAGACGCAGAAGCTGATTCATGCGGGAAGCGGTTCGGACGGCCTCGCATGGGCGAGATAA
- a CDS encoding FtsX-like permease family protein: protein MRFELFIAARYLRAKRRQAVVGVITAISVVGVAAGVASLIIALAITNGMRRDLQERLLGSTAHVDLMRIAGDGIHDWRPLLARLSALPHVTSAAPGLYGQVLISRGARSGGGLIKGIVPDQERHVSDLLQAIKQGSAESLNPGPCDSAPAGCVTPGIPPIVIGKDLAETIGAGVGDTVLVTSPQGELTPLGLVPRYQRFQVAGIFSSGFYQYDSSYAFTRLFDAQRLFSEPDLISVISFRVDNLYHADVVGRDIEAAAGQGFQTTNWMQQNRELFRALQLEQIVTFIVLALIVCVAALNILIALTMMVMEKTRDIAVLMSFGVTASQIRRVFLLQGLLISVIGTVLGMAIGFGASWAGGHYQFIRLDASVYSIDYLPFAPRFTDALLVAAVSLGVSLIATLYPSASAAKVLPAEALRYE, encoded by the coding sequence ATGCGTTTTGAACTCTTCATCGCCGCGCGTTACCTGCGCGCCAAGCGGCGTCAGGCTGTCGTCGGCGTCATTACGGCTATCTCGGTCGTCGGCGTCGCTGCCGGGGTCGCTTCGCTCATCATCGCGCTTGCCATCACCAACGGGATGCGCCGCGACCTGCAAGAGCGGCTGCTCGGGTCTACGGCGCACGTCGATCTTATGCGCATCGCGGGCGACGGCATCCACGACTGGCGGCCTCTACTTGCGCGGCTCTCTGCCCTGCCCCACGTTACTTCGGCCGCGCCTGGGCTCTACGGACAAGTGCTCATCTCCCGGGGAGCACGCAGCGGCGGCGGACTCATCAAAGGCATCGTTCCCGATCAGGAGCGCCACGTCAGCGACCTTCTGCAAGCCATCAAACAAGGCTCGGCGGAGTCGCTGAACCCAGGCCCCTGCGACTCTGCGCCCGCTGGCTGTGTTACTCCGGGGATTCCTCCTATCGTCATCGGCAAAGATCTGGCCGAGACTATTGGTGCTGGCGTTGGCGATACCGTCCTCGTCACCAGCCCGCAGGGCGAGTTGACTCCGCTCGGTCTCGTTCCCCGCTATCAGCGTTTCCAGGTAGCCGGAATCTTCTCCTCCGGCTTCTACCAGTACGACTCAAGCTACGCCTTCACGCGGCTCTTCGATGCGCAACGACTCTTCTCTGAGCCGGACCTTATCTCCGTCATCAGCTTCCGCGTCGACAACCTGTACCATGCCGATGTCGTGGGCCGTGACATCGAAGCCGCAGCCGGACAGGGCTTCCAGACCACCAACTGGATGCAGCAGAACCGCGAGCTATTCCGCGCACTCCAGCTCGAGCAGATTGTCACCTTTATCGTTCTCGCTCTGATCGTCTGCGTCGCCGCGCTCAACATTCTTATCGCACTCACGATGATGGTGATGGAGAAGACCCGCGACATCGCTGTTCTGATGAGCTTTGGAGTAACTGCCTCGCAGATTCGCCGCGTCTTTCTGCTGCAAGGCTTACTCATCTCTGTCATCGGGACCGTGCTCGGCATGGCGATCGGATTCGGTGCGAGCTGGGCCGGTGGCCACTACCAGTTCATCCGGCTCGATGCCTCGGTCTACTCGATTGACTACCTCCCCTTCGCTCCGCGCTTTACAGATGCTCTGCTTGTGGCTGCGGTCTCGCTTGGAGTAAGTCTGATTGCGACGCTCTACCCCAGCGCCTCGGCGGCTAAGGTGCTTCCCGCTGAGGCATTGCGCTACGAGTAA